In one Flavobacteriales bacterium genomic region, the following are encoded:
- the atpH gene encoding ATP synthase F1 subunit delta: protein MNVAPVAYRYARSLMELAQERGVLAGVHEDMRLVAATCTGSRDLVVLLKSPVVKTDKKERILEQVFAGKVGQITNAFMGVLARKGREELLPHVAEAFGELYRQHKGIVTAQVTSAAPISDATRAKVRALAEKQHPGKTIELQEQVDAALIGGLTIRIGDEQYDGSVSRRLSDLRRKFSENPYIPEI from the coding sequence ATGAACGTCGCCCCGGTAGCCTACCGCTATGCCCGCTCGCTCATGGAGCTCGCCCAAGAGAGGGGCGTGCTCGCAGGCGTGCACGAGGACATGCGCCTGGTGGCCGCCACATGCACCGGCAGCCGCGACCTGGTGGTGCTGCTGAAAAGCCCGGTGGTGAAGACGGACAAGAAGGAGCGCATCCTGGAGCAGGTGTTCGCCGGCAAGGTGGGCCAGATCACCAACGCCTTCATGGGCGTGCTGGCGCGCAAGGGCCGGGAAGAGCTCCTTCCGCACGTGGCCGAAGCGTTCGGCGAGCTGTACCGGCAGCATAAGGGCATCGTCACCGCGCAGGTGACTAGCGCCGCGCCGATCAGCGATGCCACGCGTGCCAAGGTGCGCGCCCTTGCGGAGAAGCAGCACCCCGGAAAGACCATTGAACTGCAGGAGCAGGTGGACGCCGCACTCATCGGCGGGCTCACCATCCGCATCGGAGACGAGCAGTACGACGGCAGCGTGAGCCGCCGCCTGAGCGACCTGCGCCGCAAGTTCTCCGAGAACCCGTACATCCCCGAGATCTAA
- a CDS encoding PorP/SprF family type IX secretion system membrane protein — MSIYKRLCHLTIAFGVSAAAHSQDGQLSQYEAAPVLLNPALTGMYENAEFRMACNVRSQWTSLSSNFLTTAFAYDLSFQKRFGAGMYLTNYNMAGIVNTFQAGASGAYNVFDPKGHHTLSAGVQLGLVYKKINDQQLVWDAQYSNGNFDSDLPSGENLQRGARLMPDVSLGIAYRSTSPRAAVKPFANVALFHVTTPDESILRSTKSDLPIRYSINAGLRVNINEQFVLIPQALGMRQGADQQIHAGMLAEFVIGGSVYSALCGASYRVDDAVVAHVGLKHKNSAYRFSYDVNTSPLRSYSRSNGAFEFSIVYYGTHAGRERRLVSNAF, encoded by the coding sequence ATGAGCATCTACAAACGCCTTTGCCACCTGACCATTGCCTTCGGCGTCAGCGCTGCGGCCCATTCTCAGGATGGCCAGCTGTCGCAGTATGAAGCAGCACCGGTATTGCTGAATCCCGCGCTAACAGGGATGTACGAGAATGCGGAGTTCCGCATGGCCTGCAACGTCCGCAGCCAGTGGACCAGCCTGTCGAGCAATTTCCTCACGACGGCGTTCGCCTATGACCTTTCGTTCCAGAAGCGTTTCGGGGCAGGGATGTACCTGACCAATTACAACATGGCAGGAATCGTGAACACCTTCCAAGCGGGCGCCTCGGGGGCCTACAACGTCTTCGACCCGAAGGGGCATCATACCCTGTCCGCGGGGGTGCAGCTGGGCCTTGTCTACAAGAAGATCAATGACCAACAGCTGGTCTGGGATGCCCAGTACAGCAACGGCAACTTTGATTCGGACCTGCCATCCGGGGAGAACCTTCAGCGCGGTGCCCGCCTGATGCCGGACGTATCGCTTGGAATCGCCTATCGCAGCACCAGTCCACGGGCGGCGGTGAAGCCGTTCGCCAACGTTGCGCTGTTCCATGTCACCACGCCCGACGAGTCCATCCTGCGGAGCACGAAGAGCGATCTGCCGATCCGCTATTCGATCAATGCCGGCCTGCGGGTGAATATCAACGAGCAGTTCGTCCTCATTCCGCAGGCCCTAGGCATGCGGCAGGGGGCTGACCAGCAGATCCACGCCGGCATGCTGGCCGAGTTCGTCATCGGTGGTTCGGTGTACAGCGCGCTGTGCGGCGCCTCTTATCGCGTGGACGATGCCGTCGTTGCCCATGTGGGCCTGAAGCACAAGAACAGCGCCTACCGGTTCAGCTACGATGTGAATACGTCTCCCCTGCGCTCGTATTCCCGGAGCAACGGGGCTTTCGAGTTCTCCATCGTGTACTACGGGACGCACGCCGGCCGCGAACGGCGGCTGGTAAGCAACGCGTTCTGA
- the atpF gene encoding F0F1 ATP synthase subunit B, giving the protein MLIEFSYGLIFWMMVSFLTVLFILAKFAWKPILKGLKDRESSIADALNEAKKAREEMTALNARNEELMRQAREERELLLKEARDIRDKEIAEAKAKAKAEADALLARARTDIQNEKNAAITDMKNQVAELSILVAERILREKLGDAAAQQGLVDKVMAEAELRKS; this is encoded by the coding sequence ATGCTCATCGAGTTCTCCTATGGCCTCATCTTCTGGATGATGGTATCGTTCCTGACGGTGCTGTTCATCCTGGCCAAGTTCGCGTGGAAGCCGATCCTCAAGGGACTCAAGGACCGAGAGTCCTCCATTGCCGACGCGCTCAACGAAGCGAAGAAGGCGCGCGAGGAGATGACGGCCCTGAATGCCCGCAACGAGGAGCTGATGCGCCAGGCGCGCGAGGAGCGGGAGCTGCTGCTGAAGGAGGCCCGCGACATCCGCGACAAGGAGATCGCCGAGGCGAAAGCGAAGGCGAAAGCCGAGGCGGACGCGCTGCTGGCGCGCGCCCGCACCGACATCCAGAACGAGAAGAACGCCGCCATCACCGACATGAAGAACCAGGTGGCCGAGCTGAGCATCCTGGTGGCCGAGCGCATCCTGCGGGAGAAGCTCGGGGACGCCGCCGCCCAACAGGGCCTGGTGGACAAGGTGATGGCCGAAGCCGAGCTGCGCAAGTCATGA
- the atpE gene encoding ATP synthase F0 subunit C has protein sequence MFLSFLLQAVAENGHFGFAAIGAGVAALAAGIGIGRIGGDAMQAIARQPEATNDIRANMILAAALVEGAAMFGIVVGLLAMVL, from the coding sequence ATGTTCCTCTCGTTCCTCCTGCAAGCCGTCGCTGAGAATGGTCACTTCGGTTTCGCCGCCATCGGCGCAGGCGTGGCCGCCCTGGCCGCCGGCATCGGCATCGGCCGCATCGGTGGTGACGCCATGCAGGCCATCGCCCGCCAGCCCGAAGCCACCAACGACATCCGCGCCAACATGATCCTCGCCGCCGCCCTCGTGGAAGGCGCCGCCATGTTCGGCATCGTGGTGGGCCTGCTGGCCATGGTGCTCTAA
- the atpA gene encoding F0F1 ATP synthase subunit alpha, with translation MAHVQPAEVTAILKQELAGFRSEAELEEVGTVLQVGDGIARIYGLKGVQSGELIEFNSGLRGIVLNLEEDNVGAVLLGSSVGIKEGDTVKRTKRIASINVGEQMVGRVVNTLGEPIDGKGPIGGELFEMPLERRAPGVIYREPVKEPLQTGIKAVDAMIPIGRGQRELIIGDRQTGKSTVAIDTIINQKEFYEAGKPVYCIYVAIGQKGSTVAATVKTLEENGAMPYTIVVAANASDPAPMQFYAPFTGAAIGEYFRDTGRPALIVYDDLSKQAVAYREVSLLLRRPPGREAYPGDVFYLHSRLLERAAKVIADDKVAAEMNDLPASLKGRVKGGGSLTALPIIETQAGDVSAYIPTNVISITDGQIFLESNLFLSGVRPAINVGISVSRVGGNAQIKSMKKVAGTLKLDQAQYRELEAFSKFGSDLDAATKSVLDKGARNVEILKQGQNSPMRVEEQIAIIYCGTKGLLSKVPVKNVKQFEAEFITMLRNKHSDVLAALKKGDYNDQITGTLEKVAADLVKSLDN, from the coding sequence ATGGCCCATGTGCAACCCGCCGAAGTGACGGCGATCCTGAAACAAGAACTCGCCGGCTTCCGCAGCGAGGCCGAGCTGGAAGAGGTCGGAACGGTGCTGCAGGTCGGTGATGGCATCGCACGCATCTACGGCCTCAAGGGCGTGCAGAGCGGCGAACTCATCGAGTTCAACAGCGGCCTCCGCGGCATCGTGCTCAACCTGGAGGAGGACAACGTGGGCGCCGTACTCCTAGGGTCCAGCGTGGGCATCAAGGAGGGCGACACCGTGAAGCGCACCAAGCGCATCGCCAGCATCAACGTCGGCGAGCAGATGGTGGGCCGCGTGGTGAACACCCTTGGCGAGCCCATCGACGGCAAGGGCCCCATCGGCGGCGAGCTCTTCGAAATGCCGTTGGAGCGCCGTGCCCCGGGCGTTATCTACCGCGAGCCCGTGAAGGAGCCCCTGCAGACCGGCATCAAGGCCGTGGATGCCATGATTCCCATCGGTCGCGGCCAACGCGAGCTCATCATCGGCGACCGCCAGACCGGAAAGAGCACGGTGGCCATCGACACCATCATCAATCAGAAAGAATTCTACGAGGCCGGCAAGCCGGTGTACTGCATCTATGTGGCCATCGGCCAGAAGGGCAGCACCGTGGCGGCCACGGTGAAGACCCTGGAGGAGAACGGCGCCATGCCCTACACCATCGTGGTTGCTGCCAACGCCAGCGACCCCGCCCCGATGCAGTTCTACGCGCCTTTCACCGGCGCTGCCATCGGCGAGTATTTCCGCGACACCGGACGCCCTGCCCTGATCGTGTATGACGATCTCTCGAAGCAGGCCGTGGCCTATCGCGAGGTGTCGCTGCTGCTTCGCCGCCCCCCGGGCCGCGAAGCCTATCCCGGCGACGTGTTCTACCTGCACAGCCGTCTGCTGGAGCGCGCCGCCAAGGTGATCGCCGACGACAAGGTGGCCGCTGAGATGAACGACCTGCCCGCCTCATTGAAGGGCCGCGTGAAAGGGGGCGGCTCCCTCACCGCGCTGCCCATCATCGAGACGCAGGCCGGCGACGTGTCCGCCTATATCCCCACCAACGTGATCTCGATCACGGACGGGCAGATCTTCCTGGAGAGCAACCTCTTCCTCAGTGGCGTGCGCCCCGCGATCAACGTCGGCATCAGCGTGAGCCGCGTGGGCGGAAATGCCCAGATCAAGTCGATGAAGAAGGTGGCCGGCACGCTGAAGCTCGACCAGGCTCAGTACCGCGAGCTGGAGGCCTTCAGCAAGTTCGGCTCCGACCTCGACGCCGCCACCAAGTCCGTGCTCGACAAGGGCGCGCGCAACGTGGAGATCCTCAAGCAGGGCCAGAACAGCCCCATGCGCGTGGAGGAGCAGATCGCCATCATCTACTGCGGCACCAAGGGCCTGCTCAGCAAGGTGCCCGTGAAGAACGTGAAGCAGTTCGAGGCCGAGTTCATCACCATGCTGCGCAACAAGCACAGCGATGTGCTCGCCGCGCTCAAGAAAGGCGATTACAACGACCAGATCACCGGCACGCTGGAGAAGGTGGCCGCTGACCTGGTGAAAAGCCTCGACAATTAA
- the atpG gene encoding ATP synthase F1 subunit gamma produces the protein MPSLKEVRSRIVSVNSTKQITAAMKMVSAAKLRRAQDAIVRMRPYAEKLQTILGNVSASLDSSEGVYSAQREVKKVLLVPIVSNRGLAGAFNTQVFRLMRKAIAEARSNNQEVSILPIGKKAMDLYRRSGMLDGNLPTDLASLFDGLSFDKAAPVAELLMKQFAEGRYDRVVLFYNKFKNAAVQITTEEQYLPIAPAEKGSGGSTKADHIMEPDRATIVEGIIPKSLKIQLYKALLDSFAAEHGARMTAMHKATDNADALLKDLKLTYNKARQASITNEILEIVGGAEALKG, from the coding sequence ATGCCCAGCCTGAAGGAGGTACGGAGCAGGATCGTCTCGGTGAACAGCACCAAGCAGATCACCGCAGCCATGAAGATGGTGAGTGCGGCAAAGCTGCGCCGTGCGCAGGACGCCATCGTGCGCATGCGCCCCTATGCCGAGAAGCTGCAGACCATCCTGGGCAATGTGAGCGCAAGCCTCGACAGCAGCGAGGGGGTGTACAGCGCCCAGCGAGAGGTGAAGAAGGTGCTGCTGGTGCCCATCGTGAGCAACCGCGGGCTGGCTGGCGCATTCAACACCCAGGTGTTCCGCCTGATGCGCAAAGCCATTGCCGAGGCACGGTCGAACAACCAGGAGGTGAGCATCCTGCCCATCGGAAAGAAGGCCATGGACCTCTATCGCCGCAGCGGGATGCTGGATGGCAACCTGCCGACGGACCTGGCTTCGCTGTTCGACGGCCTCAGCTTCGACAAGGCCGCACCGGTTGCGGAGCTCCTCATGAAGCAGTTCGCCGAGGGCCGCTACGACCGCGTGGTGCTCTTCTACAACAAGTTCAAGAACGCCGCGGTGCAGATCACCACCGAGGAGCAGTACCTACCCATCGCGCCCGCCGAGAAGGGATCCGGAGGCAGCACCAAGGCAGACCACATCATGGAACCCGACAGGGCCACCATCGTGGAGGGAATCATCCCCAAGAGCCTGAAGATCCAGCTCTATAAGGCGCTGCTCGACAGTTTCGCTGCGGAGCACGGTGCACGCATGACCGCCATGCACAAGGCCACCGACAACGCCGATGCGCTGCTGAAGGACCTGAAGCTGACCTACAACAAGGCGCGCCAAGCGAGCATCACGAACGAGATCCTCGAGATCGTAGGCGGCGCTGAGGCGCTGAAGGGCTGA